Genomic segment of Sphingopyxis lindanitolerans:
CGGCGGGCGAAGCGACGGTGCCGACCAGCATCGGCGCCGAACGCGCGACCAACCCCTTTCTCCGCGCGCCGACAGCGGCCGAGCTCGGCCGCATCCGCGCGCTGAAAGATGCCGCCTGATGACGCCGCTTCACCCCCCATTCACTTTGAAACCGCCAGCATCACCGATGCTGCAAGGAGCCTGACAATGACAAGGACCAAGCTGATCCGCGCCGCGGCGCTGACGCTGTTGGCGGCGCCGATGATCGCAAGCTGCGCCCCCGGCGGCACCGCACAGGCGGGCGCCGCGGCGCTCAGCCCCAAACAGGCCGAGCAACTCGACAAGCAGCTCGCGGGCAAGGTGCCGGGCGAGCCGATCCAGTGCCTGCCCAACTACCGCTCGGCCGAGACGATCCGCATTTCGGACGATATCCTGCTCTATCGCTCGGGCAGCAAGCTCGTCTATCGCAACGACCTCAAGGGAAGCTGCCCCGGCCTCGCGCGCGACAGCGATATCATGGTCGTGCGCCAGTTCGGCTCGTCGACCTGCGAGGGCGATTTCTTCCATCTGGTCGACCGCAGCAGCGGCATCCGCGGTCCGACCTGCGTCTTTGGTCCGTTCGTCCCCTATCGCAAACCGGCGGGGGACGCTGACTGAGCCCCCGGCTCGGTCGCGGGCGGGGTTCCGGTTTGCACCGAGCTCTTCGGGTCGCATCCCCGCCTGCATCCATTGCAACGTCGCCTCCGCGAAGGCGGGGGGCGACGAGTCTTATATGATTCGCTATTTATACAGCGCGGCGATCCTGTCCGCGTAGACCTGCTTCAGGACGTGCCGCCGGATCTTCATCGACGGCGTCATCTGCTCATTCTCGATGGTGAAAGCTTCGTCGGCGAAGTCGAACTTGCGCACCTTTTCGATCACCGAGAGCTGGCCGTTGACGCGGTCGACCGCGGCGCGGATCGCGGCGCGGAATTTTTCATGCTCGCGAAGCCGCGCGAAATCCTGGGGCAGCCCTTCGGCCTCGGCCCATTCGGCCATCCATTCGGGATCGGGAACGAGGATGCCGACGAGGTGCGGGCGCTTGTCGCCATAGACCATGGCCTGGAGGATTTCGGGCTGGAGGGTCAGCATCCCCTCGACGCGCTGCGGTGAGACATTGTCGCCCTTGTCGTTGACGATCAGGTCCTTCTTGCGATCGGTGATGACGATGCGGCCCTGCCCGTCGATATGGCCGATGTCGCCGGTGTGCAGCCACGGCCCCCTGTCGGGCTCGGCCGGATCGGGAACGAGGACGCGCTCGGTCTCGGGCTGGTTGCGCCAATAGCCCTTCATGACCAGTTCGCCGCGCACCAGTATCTCGCCGTCGTCGGCGATCCTGACCTCGGTGTTCATCAGCGGCGGGCCGACGGTGTCCATCTTGAGCCCTGCCGCGGGGCGGTTGCAACTGATCACCGGCCCCGCCTCGGTCTGCCCATAGCCCTGGAGCAGGGTCAGCCCGATCGAGTGGAAGAACACCCCGATCTCCGGATTGAGCGGCGCGCCGCCCGAGACGAGCGCCTTCATCCGGCCGCCGAAGCGCTGCTGGATCTTGGGGCGGAACAATTTGTTGAGGATCAGGTCGACCGGCCGGTCGAACACGCCCATGCGCCGCTCATAATCCTTTTCGCCGACGCGCAGCGCCTGGTTCAGCATCCAGTTCGCAAGCTTGCCCTGTTTCTCGACCGACTTGATCATCCGCGCGCGGATCACCTCGAACAGGCGGGGCACGACGACCATGATCGTCGGCTGCGTCTCCTCGATGTTCGAGACCAGCTTTTCGAGTCCCTCGCTATAATAGATTTGCGCGCCGACCATGATCGGCAGGAACTGGCCGCCCGAATGTTCATAGGCGTGGCTGAGCGGCAGGAAGGAGAGGAAGGTTTCATCCTCGCCGATCCCGAAATCATTGACGAGAATCTCGGCCGCGCCCGCGCCATTGTGGAGGATCGCGCCATGATGCTGCATCACCCCGCGCGGCGCGCCGCCGGTGCCGCTGGTATAGATGATGCAGGCGATGTCGTCGCGCGTCATCGCCTGCCCGCGTGCTTTCGCCTCTTCGAGCCATGCCTCGCCGCCGGTCACCAGCGGTTCCCAGTCGAGCATCCGGACATCGCCCTGCTGGCCGACGCGCAGGCTTTCCATGCTGATCACCAGCTTGGCGGTCGAGCGCAGCACCGCGGGCATCAGCGTCCGGGCGAGCTTGGCGGTCGACACGATCACCGCGCTCGCGCCGCTGTTGCTCAGGATATGCTGGTGATCGCGCTCGGTATTGGTGGTGTAGGTCGGCACGGTGATGCAGCCCGCAGCCATGATGGCAAGGTCGGCGATGCAGAATTCGGGCCGGTTCTCGCTGACCAGCACGACGCGGTCGCCTTCCTTGAGCCCCTGTTCGCGCAGATTATGCGCGAGCGCCGCGACCTGGTTGGCGACCTGCCGCCAGCTCAGCGGTTGCCACGTACGATCGGCCCTGCGCCAGAGGAACGGATCTTCGCCGCCCCGCCTCGCGCGGTCAAAGAACATCGCGACCAGGCTTGGGAAATAGTCGAGATGGGGGTTTTCCAGCTTCATTCTTGGCCTCTCCCGGCGAGATTGGAAGATTATTTGTCGTTCAAACACCGCGTCATTGCGAGCGAAGCGAAACAATCCAGAGCCCGTCTACGCCGCCCTGGATTGCTTCGCTTCGTTCGCAATGATGACAAGCATATCCCTAATTCTGCGCGGGCGCACCATCGACCGATGAGTTGCCGGGGCCGCGCGGGTCCGCGGCGCCGCGCCACCCGTCGCCGACACGCTCGATCGCGTTGAGCTTCGAGCCGAGATCGGTCGGCGTGAAGCTGTAGCCGAAAGGCTTCATCTTCGCGGCGATCGCTTCGCCCGCCGCGTCATTCTCGATCAGCACGCCCTGCTGGCCGAAGAAGAGGTTGGGAAGCTCCATCGCCGCTTTGGCGTCGAGCCCCCAGTCGAGCACGCCGATCAGCGTCTTGGTCACATGCATGATGATCCGCTTGCCCCCCGCCGATCCGAGCGCGAGCACGACCTTGTCGTCGGGACCATAGACGATCGTCGGCGACATCGAGGAGAGCGGCCTTTTGCCCGCCTCCACCCGGTTCTGCGTCGGCACGCCGTCCTTGGTTGGCGCGTGATCGAAGTCGGTCAGCTCATTGTTGAGGAAATAGCCGTTCGCCATGAGCTGGCTGCCAAAGATGCTCTCGACCGTCGAGGTCATCGACATCACGTCGCCGTCCTTGTCGACGACGACGAAATGCGTCGTCCCCTGCTCCTTGACCGGCGGCGCCGCGGCGCGCGGCTTGGCGCCGGGCGGCGTGCCGGGTTCGTAATGGCCCGCAGCGCCATAAGGCGAGATGAGCTGGCGGCGCTCGGCCAGATAGGCCTTGTCGAGCAGCCCCTTGACCGGCACGTCGACGAAATCACTGTCGCCGAGATAGGCCGCGCGGTCGGCGTAAGCGAGTTGCATCGCTTCGGCGAGCAGGTGCCAGCTCATCGGACTATCCTTGCCCATTGCCTTCATGTCATAGGCTTCGAGCATGCCGAGGATGCCGAACACGGTGGTCGCGCCCGACGAGGGCGGCCCCATGCCGCAGAGTTTGTAGATGCGGTAAGTGGTGCAGACCGCCGGGCGCTCCTTGGCCTTGTAGGCGGCGAGATCCTTGAGCGTGAGCTGCGTGGCGTTGCGCGGCGCCTTCGCAACCGCGTCGCTGATCGCCCTTGCATTGGCACCCGCATAAAAGGCTTCGGGACCGCGCGCGGCAATCTCGCGCAGGATCGCGGCATAGGCGGGGTTTTTGATCGTCGTGCCGACCGGGGCAGGCTTGCCGCCCACATAATAGATCGCGCGCGCCGCCGGAAAATCCTTCCACACCGGCTCGAACTGGACGAGCCAGTTGTTGAGCGCGGGGGTGACCTGATAGCCGGTCTCGGCGAGCTTGATCGCGGGCTGGAACAGCGCCTTCCATTCGAGCTTGCCCCATTTTTTGTGCGCCATTTCCATCAGCCGGACGTTGCCGGGGACGCCGACCGACAGTCCGCCGGGAATGATGTCCATATAGGGACGCGGCTTGCCGTCGGGGCCGAGGAAGCGGTCGCCCGTCGCCGCGGCGGGCGCGGTTTCACGTCCGTCGATCGTCGAAATGCTGCCGTCCTCGGCATTGTGATAGACCATGAAGCCGCCGCCGCCGATGCCGCTCGACTGCGGCTCGACGAGAGTCAGCACCGCGACCATCGCGACCGCCGCGTCGGCGGCGCTGCCGCCCTCGTGCAAAATCTCGCGCCCCGCCTCGGTCGCGCGCGGATCGGCGGACGACGTCACGCCCTGCGCGGCGGCAAGCGAGGGAAAAGCAAGGACGAACAGGCTGAACAGCGCAAGGAGTCGTTTGATCATGGCCGCAACTTTGGCGCGGGGGTCCATCAAGCGCAACCCCGTTCCCCTCCCGCAAGCGGGAAGGAAGGAATCAATCGTCCACCCCCACCGCGTCGCTCACCCGCGCGAATCCGTCGCGCGCAGCGAGCGTCTCCAGCCCCCGCGCGATGCGCGCCGCCAGTCCCGGCCCTTCATAGACCATCGCCGAATAAATCTGGATCAGGCTCGCGCCGGCGCGAATGCGGTCCCACGCCTGCTCCGCCGAGCCGATTCCGCCCACGGCGATCAACGGCAGCTTGCCGCCGCTCGCGGCACGGAAATCCCTGACCCGCTGGAGCGCTAATGCGGTGAGCGGCGCGCCCGACAGCCCGCCCGCCTCACCGGCATGGCGCGACGCGAGCAGCGGCCGCGCGATCGTCGTGTTCGACACGATCACGGCGGCAAGCCCCTTGTCGAAGGCGACCGCGACGATATCGTCGATGTCGGCGGGTTCAAGGTCGGGCGCGACCTTGAGGAAAACCGGCTTTGCCGCGCCCTTCGGCTGCGCCGCCGCGACTCCGTCGAGCAAGGCTTCGAGCGCGCCCTTGTCCTGCAAGGCGCGCAGCCCCGGCGTGTTCGGCGACGAGATATTCACCGTCAGATAGTCGCCAAGCGGCGCCATCGCGGCGGTGCCCTTCGCATAGTCGGCGATGCGGTCGGCGCTGTCCTTGTTCGCGCCGATATTGATGCCAAGCGGCACCGGCAGGCCGTAACGGCGCAGGCAGGCGATCCGCTCGGCCGCCCTGGCCTGCCCGCCATTGTTGAACCCCATGCGATTGATCACCGCGCGATCCTCGACCAGCCGGAACAGGCGCGGGCGCGGATTGCCCTCCTGCGGCAGCGGGGTCAGCGTCCCGACCTCGACGAAGCCGAAGCCGAAATGCGGCATGGCGTGCGCGGCGCGCGCATCCTTGTCGAAACCCGGCGCAAGCCCGACGGGGTTCGGAAAATGCAGCCCGGCAAGCTCGGTCGCCAGCACCGGGCCGGTCAGCGCGCGGCGCGCGCGCGGCAGCGGCTGGAGCGCACTCAGCGTCAGATTATGCGCCGCCTCGCCGTCGGTGGCGTGGACGAGCGGGCGAACGAGCGCATAGGCGGCATCGGCGGCGGAAGCGAACAGCGACATGCGCCCGCCATTGCGCGCGCGAGCCCCCTATGGCAAGCCCGGCATAACCGGAAAACAGGGAGAAAATCGTGTCGCACCGCCGCCTGATCGCCACTATGTCCGCCAGCCTGCTGGCGCTCGCCGTCACCGGCTGCGCGGCACAGCCCGATGTCGCGACACCCGCGAAGGAGGCCGCGCCGGACCAGCCGCCGGCGGGTGCCGATCTGGCGGGTTTCTTCCAGAAATATGACGAGGCCCTGCTTTCGCTGTCGCCGCAGGGCAAGGCCTATCGCGGCATTCGCGACGCCGACTATGGCCGCTGGGATGATGTCAGCGACGACACCGCGGTCGCCCGTCACAAATTGCAGCAGGCGAGCGCGGAAGCGATGCGCGCGAGCTTCGACCCGGCGACGATGACCGCCGACGATGCCCTGTCGTTCGAGCTGTTCAACGCGCAGGCGGCGCGCGCCGACCGGCTGTTCGCCTGGCGCGACCATGGCTATATCTTCGACCAGATGAACGGCGCGCAGAGCCAGCTTCCCGCCTTCCTCATCAACATCCACCGCGTCGCCAATACGACCGAGGCCGAAGCCTATGTCGCGCGCATCCGCGGGCTCGGCCCGCTCCTCGACGCGCTGTCGGCGCAATCGGCCGACCGCGCCGCAAAGGGCTATGCGCCGCCCAAATGGGTCTATGCCTATGTCCTTTCGGACATCCGCAACCTGCTGAAACCCGACAATGCGGTGATCGAGGATATCACGGCAAAGGTCGGCAAGCTCGACATCGACGCCGCCGAAAAGGCGCGGCTCGTTGCGGCGGCGCAGGCCGCCTGGACCGAAAGCGCCGCCCCCGCCTACACCCGCCTGCTCGCCGAGATGACGCGGCAACAGGCGGCCGCGCCGACCGAGGACGGCGTCTGGCGGATGCCGGGCGGCCAGCAATATTACGAAGCGCTGCTCGCCAATTACACGACGACCGACATGAGCGCCGCGCAGATTCACGACCTTGGCCTTGCCGAAGTCGCGCGGATCCACGGCGAGATGGACGCGATCAGGAAGCAGGTCGGCTTCAAGGGCACGCTGCCGCAATTTTTCGAGCATCTGCGCACGAGCCCGCAATATTATTATACGACCCGCGAAGCCTATCTGTCCGACGTCGCCACCAAGGTGAAAGCGATGGAGGCGCGCCTCCCCGCTTTCTTCAACACGCTGCCGAAAGCGCCCTTGCAGGTGAAGGCGGTCGAGGCGTTCCGCGAGAAATCGGCGGGCAAGGCCTTTTATTCCTCCCCCTCGCCCGACGGGTCGCGGCCCGGCACCTATTATGTCAATCTCTACGACCTGCGCGACATGTCGAAGACCGAGCTGGAGGCGCTCGCCTATCATGAGGGCGTCCCCGGTCATCATCTTCAGCGCGCGGTGCAGACCGAGCTGACCGGCCTGCCGCCCTTCCGCCGCTTTGGCGGCTTCACCGCTTACACCGAGGGCTGGGGCCTTTATTCGGAGGAACTCGCCAAGGACATGGGTTTCTACACCGATCCCTACAGCGATTTCGGGCGGCTCGGGATGGAATTATGGCGCGCGTGCCGCCTCGTCGTCGACACCGGCATCCACGACAAGCGCTGGAGCCGCGAACAGGCGATCCAGTATCTCAAGGACAATACCCCCAACCCCGACGGCGACATCGAAAAGGCGATCGAGCGCTATATCGTCTATCCCGGACAGGCGACCGCCTACCTGATCGGCAAGCTCAAGATCATGGAATTGCGCACCCGCGCGCAGGCCGCGCTGGGGCCGCGATTCGACTTTCGCGCCTTCCATGACGCCGTGCTGCAATCGGGCCCGGTGCCGCTCGACATATTGGAGCGCCGGGTCGACGCCTGGATCGCCAGCGAGAAGAAAGGCTGACGCAGAATTGCGGCTTGACGCACCGCAACAAATGGAAAATTATAGCAGGTAGAAAAAGGCGGCAACAAAGCTGCCTGGGGTCGATCTCGCGATGTCGGAAACACCTACGCCAGCGGGCGCGGACGGCGATACGCCGTTCGAGCTCCAATATTTCCCGCCCGATCCCGATCTGGCGGAAATGGTGTCGAGCTTTTACTTCGTGCGGATCGACATGCCGCTGTTCGACGAGGTCGAGCGCGCCGACCGCCCGCAATTCCGGATCATGAGCATGGCCGAGGGCGAATATGTCTTTCCCGACGGCCATCGCTTTCCCGCCGGGCGCGCGACGATCATCGGTCCGACGAGCGGCAGCGTGCGCGCGATCGGCCGCGGCCCCCTGCGCATCTATGGCTTCGGGATGATGCCCGCGGGCTGGGCGACGCTGATGGGCGACCATGCCGACCGGCTGACCGATCGCGCGATCGACGCCGCCGACCTGTTCGGGAGCTGGATCGACGAAGTGATCGAAACGCTGGTCGGCGCCACCGACACTGCCGCGCGGCTGGTGATCGCCAATAATTTCGTGCGCGAGATCCTGAAGAAAAACGAACCCGCGCCGGTGTGGTTCACGCGCACGGTCGACAAATGGCTGACCCGGTCGGCGTCGCCGCAGGTTCCCGACCTGGTCGAGGCGACGGGCATGTCGATCCGTTCGGTCGAGCGGATGACCAAACATTATTACGGCCTGTCGCCGCGCATGCTGGCGCGCAAATATCGTGCGGTGCGCGCCGCCTCGGCCCTCGCGCGCGGCGAATGTCTGGAAGAGGCGCAGCTCGGCGACGCTTTTTACGACCAGTCGCACCTGATCCGCGAAATGAAGCGCTTCGCGGGCGCGACGCCGGGCCAGCTCGCCCGCCCGACGCTCTATACCGAAGCGACGACGCGGGGCCGCAAGCAGATGACGGGCAAGGTCAGCCCACTCGTTTCGGACACCTGATTCCAGTCGTCTCAAGACGGGACGAAAGAAAATCACGCCGAACGACGATTTGGCGTTTCCATCCAATCGCGAATCATCCGGTCGGCATAATCCGGCCTTGCGACCCAGAAGAGCTCTTCCTCTACCGAGGATAGAGACCTTCATCTCGGCACTCGTTCGGCTTCGGCCGGGCGGGTGCCTTTTTCTTTGGGGCCCGCAAATCGCGCTTGCTTGCGCCGCGCGCGCGCTTCGCCTATATAAGTGGAGTAATTTACTCCAGTTAAGAATCATTCGCAATTCCAGCGAGGAAACCCGTGCGCCTGTCGAATCTTGCCGATTATGCCGTGGTGTTGATGAGCGCCGCCGCGCGCCAGTGCGGGTCGGTGGCGCTCAGCGCCGGGATGCTCGCCGAACAGACGGGGATTCCGGGCCCGACCGCGCAAAAGCTGGTGAGCGGCCTCGCCCGCGCCGGCCTGCTCGTCGCTTCGCGCGGCAGCGGCGGCGGCATCCGCCTCGCGCGGCCCGCGGCGGCGATCAGCATGGCCGATATCATCGAGGCGGTCGAAGGGCCGATCGCGCTGACCGCCTGCTGCGACGAAGGGCGGCACGATTGCGGTTTCGAGGGCGCCTGTCAGGTCCAGCCCCATCTCGGCGTCGTCAACGGCGCGGTGCGCGCGGCGCTCGACGGTATCAGCCTGGCGAGCCTCGTTAAACCCCTCCCGCTCGCGGGAGCGGTTTGGGGAGGGCCTGTAAGCGCCGCCAACCCGACCGACACCCCCTCCCCCAGCCCCTCCCGCAAGCGGGAGGGGAGGATAGAAGCATGACCGACAACACCGAACTCCCCGTGCAAGACCTCCCCGTCAAGGACCAGGCCGCGCATGACGCCGCCGCGAAAGTCGCCGATTATGAGCATGGCTGGTCCTCGGCGATCGAGACCGACTTCGCCCCCAAGGGGCTGACCGAGGATACGGTCCGCTTCATCAGCGCGAAGAAGAACGAGCCCGAATGGATGCTCGACTGGCGACTAAAGGCGTTTCGCCACTGGCAGACGATGGAGACGCCGGACTGGGCGAAGCTCAACGTCCCGCCGATCGACTATCAGGACGCCTATTATTACGCGGCGCCGAAGGCGAAGCCCAAACTCGCCAGCCTCGACGAGGTTGATCCCGAAATCCTCGAAGTCTATAAAAAGCTCGGCATCCCGATCGAGGAGCAAAAGGTGCTCGCCGGCGTCGAAGGCGCGCGCAAGGTCGCGGTCGACGCGGTGTTCGACTCTGTCTCCGTCGCGACGACCTTCCGCGAGGAATTGAAGCGCGCGGGCGTGATCTTCCTGTCGATCAGCGAGGCGATCCGCGAATATCCCGAGCTGGTGAAGAAGTGGCTCGGCAAGGTCGTGCCGATGCACGACAATTATTTCGCGACGCTCAATTGCGCGGTCTTTTCGGACGGGACGTTCGTCTATGTGCCCGAGGGGGTGCGCTGCCCGATGGAGCTTTCGACCTATTTCCGTATCAATGCCGAAAATACCGGGCAGTTCGAGCGGACGTTGATCATCGCCGACAAGGGCGCCTATGTCAGCTACCTTGAGGGCTGCACCGCGCCGATGCGCGACGAGAATCAGCTCCACGCCGCGGTGGTCGAACTGATCGCGCTCGACGATGCCGAGATCAAATATTCGACCGTCCAGAACTGGTATCCCGGCAATGCCGAGGGGCTGGGCGGCATCTATAATTTCGTCACCAAGCGCGCGCTGTGTCAGGGCAAGCGCAGCAAGGTGTCGTGGACGCAGGTCGAAACCGGCAGCGCCATCACCTGGAAATACCCAAGCTGCGTGCTCAACGGCGACGACAGCGTCGGCGAATTTTATTCGGTCGCGGTGACGAACAATTATCAGCAGGCCGACACCGGCACCAAGATGATCCACAATGGCAAGCGCACCCGCTCGACCATCGTCAGCAAGGGGATCAGCGCGGGCCAGTCGAACAACAGCTATCGCGGACTGGTGCGCGTCGCGCCCAATGCCGAGAGCGTGCGCAACTTCACCCAGTGCGACAGCCTGCTGCTCGGCGACCGCTGCGGCGCCCACACCGTCCCCTATATCGAAGTCCGCAACCCGACCGCGACCGTCGAGCATGAAGCAACGACGAGCAAGATCAGCGACGACCAGCTTTTCTACGCGATGCAGCGCGGGCTGGGGCAGGAAGAAGCGGTGGCGCTGATCGTCAACGGCTTTGCCAAGGAAGTGTTGCAGCAACTGCCGATGGAGTTCGCGGTCGAGGCGCAGAAGTTGCTGGGAATCAGTCTTGAGGGGAGCGTGGGGTGATCAGCATATTCTTTTTTGCTGCCTCAGCATTTTCCGATCCAACGAATGCAATGGTTTCGACTGATGCCGCCACCGACCGGGAAGAAAGCTACTTCGAGCGCAGGATCGGTAGCGATCGGTTTGATCGACTACGCCTGCAAGCCGACCAGCGGTGTAAAAAGTCTTTTTCTCCAGATGAATGTCGCGCCGCTTTTCTGGCTGGGAATTACAGTATGTTTGGCATGGATGCCTGCCTCGAAAGAGCAGGCCAAAAATTCCTTGGCGAGCATGGAGGCACTTCCACGTCAGGCGCGCAAAACGAAATGGCGCGCCGATGTGCCAGCGCTATCGATCTTTGCAGGTCGAACTGGCAGCGATTCTACATGTTGTCCGGCCCTGAGCTGAAATCGCTGGACGAACGACAGAGCAGGATCGTCCAAGCAAACCTCGACCTCATGTGTGAAAATGAAGCGATCAAATAATGCTCAAAATCGAAAACCTCCACGCCACCGTCGCCGACAAGCCGATCCTGAAGGGTCTGTCGCTCGCCATCAACGCGGGCGAGATCCATGCGATCATGGGGCCGAATGGCGCGGGCAAGTCGACGCTGTCCTATGTGCTCGGCGGGCGGCCCGGTTATGAAGTCACCGAGGGGTCGGTGACATTTTCCCCCCTCCCGCTTGCGGGAGGGGTCGGGGGAGGGTCTGTTTCGGCAGCGCCCAACCTCGACATGCCCTCCCCCGACCCCTCCCGCAAGCGGGAGGGGGATTTGGACCTCCTCGCCCTCGACCCGCATGAGCGCGCCGCCGCCGGCCTGTTCCTGGGGTTCCAATATCCGGTCGAAATCCCCGGCGTGTCGAACGTCCAGTTCCTGCGCGAAAGCCTGAACGCCCAGCGCAAGGCGCGTGGGCAGGAACCGCTGTCAGGCGGCGACTTCCTGAAGCTGGCGCGCGAAAAGGCCGGGCTGCTCAAGATGGACATGGACATGCTCAAGCGCCCGGTGAACGTCGGCTTTTCGGGCGGCGAGAAGAAGCGCAACGAGATGGTGCAGATGGGGATCCTCGATCCCAGGCTCGCGATTCTCGACGAGACCGACAGCGGCCTCGATATCGACGCGCTGCGCACCGTCGGCGACGGGATCAACGCCATCATGCGCAAGCCCGACAAGGCGGTGCTGCTGATCACGCATTACCAGCGCCTGCTCGACTATGTGCAGCCCGATTTCGTCCATGTTCTGGCGGGTGGACGCATCGTCAAATCGGGCGGCCCCGAACTGGCGCACGAACTGGAAGAACATGGCTATGCGGAGGTGGTGGCGTGATGACGCGCAATCCGATCCTCCCCGGAACGGGGAGGGGGACCATCGAAGATGGTGGAGGGGCACGTGCAGTCGAGCGCTGCGATAACCTCCTGTGCCCCTCCACCACCCTATGGGTGGTCCCCCTCCCCCGTTGGGGGAGGATCGTATGACCGGTACCCTTCCTTCGCGCCGTGACGAAGCTTGGCGTTACAGCGATATAGAGGCGCTGGCGCGCCTCTGGCCGCTGCCTGCGCCCGAGAGCATCATCGTGCCTGCGGGCGGCGACTTCAAACGTGCGATCGTGCAGGATGCGGGCGAAATCCGGCAGATCGAAATGGTGCTGGGCAAAGGCGCGGTCGCCCAACTGCATATCCTCAACATCGGCGGCGCCTACGGCCGCATCGAACTCGATGTGACGCTCCACGAAGGCGCCGACTTCCATCTCGGCGCGGCGCAGATCGGTGGCGGCGCGCAAAATCTCGAGATCATCACGACCGTCACCCATGCAGAGCCCGGCGCGACGTCGCGGCAGGTCGTGCGCTCGGTGCTCGGCGGCACCGCCACCGGCACCTATCTCGGCAAGGTCGCGGTCGCGCGCGATGCGCAAGCCACCGACAGCGCGCAGGATGTGAAAGCGATGCTGCTCGACCGCAGCGCGACCGCGAACGCCAAGCCCGAACTCGAAATCTTCGCGGACGATGTGAAATGCGCGCACGGCTGCGCGATCGGCGAGCTCGATGCCATGGCGCTCTATTATCTGCAATCGCGCGGGCTTCCGCCCGGTGAGGCGAAGAAGCTGATGTTGCAGGCGTTCGTCGCCGGCGTGTTCGACGGCGCCGAGGATGAGGCGCGGCTACAGGAACTGGCGCTGGCGAAGCTGGGGGAATTGGTGTGAACTCTGGCACCCAAATCCCCGCTCGCCCTGAG
This window contains:
- the ggt gene encoding gamma-glutamyltransferase; translation: MIKRLLALFSLFVLAFPSLAAAQGVTSSADPRATEAGREILHEGGSAADAAVAMVAVLTLVEPQSSGIGGGGFMVYHNAEDGSISTIDGRETAPAAATGDRFLGPDGKPRPYMDIIPGGLSVGVPGNVRLMEMAHKKWGKLEWKALFQPAIKLAETGYQVTPALNNWLVQFEPVWKDFPAARAIYYVGGKPAPVGTTIKNPAYAAILREIAARGPEAFYAGANARAISDAVAKAPRNATQLTLKDLAAYKAKERPAVCTTYRIYKLCGMGPPSSGATTVFGILGMLEAYDMKAMGKDSPMSWHLLAEAMQLAYADRAAYLGDSDFVDVPVKGLLDKAYLAERRQLISPYGAAGHYEPGTPPGAKPRAAAPPVKEQGTTHFVVVDKDGDVMSMTSTVESIFGSQLMANGYFLNNELTDFDHAPTKDGVPTQNRVEAGKRPLSSMSPTIVYGPDDKVVLALGSAGGKRIIMHVTKTLIGVLDWGLDAKAAMELPNLFFGQQGVLIENDAAGEAIAAKMKPFGYSFTPTDLGSKLNAIERVGDGWRGAADPRGPGNSSVDGAPAQN
- a CDS encoding RrF2 family transcriptional regulator, which encodes MRLSNLADYAVVLMSAAARQCGSVALSAGMLAEQTGIPGPTAQKLVSGLARAGLLVASRGSGGGIRLARPAAAISMADIIEAVEGPIALTACCDEGRHDCGFEGACQVQPHLGVVNGAVRAALDGISLASLVKPLPLAGAVWGGPVSAANPTDTPSPSPSRKREGRIEA
- a CDS encoding quinone-dependent dihydroorotate dehydrogenase, whose product is MSLFASAADAAYALVRPLVHATDGEAAHNLTLSALQPLPRARRALTGPVLATELAGLHFPNPVGLAPGFDKDARAAHAMPHFGFGFVEVGTLTPLPQEGNPRPRLFRLVEDRAVINRMGFNNGGQARAAERIACLRRYGLPVPLGINIGANKDSADRIADYAKGTAAMAPLGDYLTVNISSPNTPGLRALQDKGALEALLDGVAAAQPKGAAKPVFLKVAPDLEPADIDDIVAVAFDKGLAAVIVSNTTIARPLLASRHAGEAGGLSGAPLTALALQRVRDFRAASGGKLPLIAVGGIGSAEQAWDRIRAGASLIQIYSAMVYEGPGLAARIARGLETLAARDGFARVSDAVGVDD
- a CDS encoding DUF885 domain-containing protein, yielding MSASLLALAVTGCAAQPDVATPAKEAAPDQPPAGADLAGFFQKYDEALLSLSPQGKAYRGIRDADYGRWDDVSDDTAVARHKLQQASAEAMRASFDPATMTADDALSFELFNAQAARADRLFAWRDHGYIFDQMNGAQSQLPAFLINIHRVANTTEAEAYVARIRGLGPLLDALSAQSADRAAKGYAPPKWVYAYVLSDIRNLLKPDNAVIEDITAKVGKLDIDAAEKARLVAAAQAAWTESAAPAYTRLLAEMTRQQAAAPTEDGVWRMPGGQQYYEALLANYTTTDMSAAQIHDLGLAEVARIHGEMDAIRKQVGFKGTLPQFFEHLRTSPQYYYTTREAYLSDVATKVKAMEARLPAFFNTLPKAPLQVKAVEAFREKSAGKAFYSSPSPDGSRPGTYYVNLYDLRDMSKTELEALAYHEGVPGHHLQRAVQTELTGLPPFRRFGGFTAYTEGWGLYSEELAKDMGFYTDPYSDFGRLGMELWRACRLVVDTGIHDKRWSREQAIQYLKDNTPNPDGDIEKAIERYIVYPGQATAYLIGKLKIMELRTRAQAALGPRFDFRAFHDAVLQSGPVPLDILERRVDAWIASEKKG
- a CDS encoding helix-turn-helix domain-containing protein, giving the protein MSETPTPAGADGDTPFELQYFPPDPDLAEMVSSFYFVRIDMPLFDEVERADRPQFRIMSMAEGEYVFPDGHRFPAGRATIIGPTSGSVRAIGRGPLRIYGFGMMPAGWATLMGDHADRLTDRAIDAADLFGSWIDEVIETLVGATDTAARLVIANNFVREILKKNEPAPVWFTRTVDKWLTRSASPQVPDLVEATGMSIRSVERMTKHYYGLSPRMLARKYRAVRAASALARGECLEEAQLGDAFYDQSHLIREMKRFAGATPGQLARPTLYTEATTRGRKQMTGKVSPLVSDT
- a CDS encoding AMP-dependent synthetase/ligase; translation: MKLENPHLDYFPSLVAMFFDRARRGGEDPFLWRRADRTWQPLSWRQVANQVAALAHNLREQGLKEGDRVVLVSENRPEFCIADLAIMAAGCITVPTYTTNTERDHQHILSNSGASAVIVSTAKLARTLMPAVLRSTAKLVISMESLRVGQQGDVRMLDWEPLVTGGEAWLEEAKARGQAMTRDDIACIIYTSGTGGAPRGVMQHHGAILHNGAGAAEILVNDFGIGEDETFLSFLPLSHAYEHSGGQFLPIMVGAQIYYSEGLEKLVSNIEETQPTIMVVVPRLFEVIRARMIKSVEKQGKLANWMLNQALRVGEKDYERRMGVFDRPVDLILNKLFRPKIQQRFGGRMKALVSGGAPLNPEIGVFFHSIGLTLLQGYGQTEAGPVISCNRPAAGLKMDTVGPPLMNTEVRIADDGEILVRGELVMKGYWRNQPETERVLVPDPAEPDRGPWLHTGDIGHIDGQGRIVITDRKKDLIVNDKGDNVSPQRVEGMLTLQPEILQAMVYGDKRPHLVGILVPDPEWMAEWAEAEGLPQDFARLREHEKFRAAIRAAVDRVNGQLSVIEKVRKFDFADEAFTIENEQMTPSMKIRRHVLKQVYADRIAALYK